The stretch of DNA TAATGAGCAAAAGGGGTAAGGACATTGAATAGAACATCCTATAAAGAGCTGTTCAACCTGGAAGGTAAAACAGCCGTGGTCACAGGTGGTTTAGGAATATTGGGAAAACGTTTCTGTGCAGGATTGGCTGAGTTTGGAGCAAATGTAGCAGTAGTGGATTTAGATGAAAAAAGGACAAAAGCATTTGCACAGGAGTTAACGAAACATTACCAAAAAAAATCCATAGGTATTGCGTGTGATGTGTCTTCTCCAAGTGATGTCAAAGCCATGGTTGCCAGGGTGGTAGAGGAATTTGCTGAAATTCATATTTTGCATAATAATGCTGCTAGTAAATCAGCAGATTTAAATGCTTTTTTTGCTCCATTTGAGGAGTATTCTCTGGTGGAATGGCGGAACATCATGTCTGTTAATTTAGATGGAATGTTTCTTGCAGCTCAAGCTATTGGTTCTCAGATGATAAAGCAGGGCAAGGGTGGAAGCATAATCCAAACGTCCTCTATTTATGGGATACTGGGACCTGACCAGCGAATTTATGAGGGTTCCTATTATTTAGAGCGGAAAATAAATACCCCAGCTGTTTATTCTGCTTCCAAGGCGGCGGTAATCGGGTTGAGCAAATACCTGGCGGCCTACTGGGCAGATAAAAAAATTCGTGTCAATACACTAACTCCTGGCGGCAGTGAAAGTGGGCAGAACGATGTTTTTGTAAAGAAATATTCGGCTAGAACCCCTCTAGGCAGAATGGGGCGTCCAGATGAAATGGTAGCTGCCTTAATCTTTTTAGCATCAGAAGCATCTAGTTATGTTACAGGGCAAAACATTGTTGTAGATGGAGGATTAAGTGCCTGGTGATAATGAGGAGGGTAAGTCAGAAATGAGAATAAGGAAAAACGTCCAAGATTGTCATGAATTCTATTCTGTTGAGCTGCAAAAACGGGTTGCAGATGTATTTGAGTATACTTCTCAAATCATGGAAATAAGGAAGCTGCTGGCTGAAATCAAAAGGGAAGCTGAAAGCTTTCGGGCTCTTTTCTGGTCAGAGCAGGAGCTGCAAGAAAAAAGAGAAGCAGTAAGTCTGTTTGAAGCAAGAATGAAGGCTGCGGTTTATTACACCTTAAGAAATATTGAGGCATATCAAGATCATGGTTGGAAAGAATTGGTTAGAGAGGAAGAAGGCAAACGGTGAAAGAGTTAACTCCCTTTAAAAAAAAAGGTGGCAGACTTCAAAACTCTTTATGCTGCTCAATAAAGCATTTTAGAAAAGGTAATGACTCTTTAGGTTTAGACAGTTTTCTCAACAGCATGGATGATTTGGAAGATTTATTGGAGCTTCAGCAGTATACTGGAGACCTAAGGATGAAAATCCATGATATAGCACCGATGCTCCAAGCTCTCTATAAATCTATGAAAAATCAAGATTTGGTTGGCATGATTGATGTTTTAGAATTTACATTTTACCCTCTGACAAAAGAGTGGATTGAGGAATGTGATAAATAATGATAATGATATTAGCCAGAGAGAATCAAACAAAAGAAATGTTTAACAAGAACCTACAACTTTTAAGTCCATGGTTAAGAGAAACTGTCCTGAAAATAGATGAAAAGGAATTATGGGAGAAAGTGCAGGTCACATATGATAACGAAGGTTATCCCATATGCCGATACCATCAGGAGCATACTAGTTTTCTGATAACAAGTCAAAGACCCATCCAAGAAGCACAGCAATGGTCCGAGGCTATAGCTGTACAAGGGGCAGGGGCTATTTTTATGTATGGAAGCGGCTTTGGTTACTCCTTGTTTGAAATATTCAGAAGAAAACAGCCCCATACTCTGGTAGTTCTATTCGAACAGAATATTTATTTATTTGCAGCGATGCTGCATTACTTTGATTTGGAGCCCATTATCAGCACCCAGAAAATAGCTTTTCTTATTGGTGATATTGAATGTTTTGCCAGGGCATTTGACCAGCTATTTTTTAGTATTGTTTTTGCTAACTGTACTTCTCCTGTACTTGCCTTTACTCCCGTGGCACAAAGAAATTTTAAAGACCACTATATGCAAATTCATAAATATATTTTTTCTCAATTAGGGTTATTTGTCTTTTATATTGGAAATGACCATTTAGATAACCTGATTGGTCTCCATAATTTGTTGTCAAATACTAAAGAGATAGTGAAAAACCCTTACCTCAGCTGTTTAAAAGATAAATATCAAGATGTTCCGGCATTTATTATAGCCAATGGGCCGTCTTTGGATAAAAATATTCAACAATTAAAAAAGGTAAAAGATAAAGGACTAATTATATGTGCAGAATCGGCAATTATCCCCTTGATAAGAAATAATATTAAACCAGATATATTGACAATTATTGAACGGACAAAATACACATATACTTATCATTTTGAAAATATTGATTATCCTGAGGATATGGCTTTACTTTGCCTGGGTCTGGTGGATAAACGGGTGTATCCCTCCTTTTGCGGGGCAAAAATCCCCATATTCCGTCACATGGAAGCAATTAATCAATGGCTAAATAAACACCTTGGAGATGGAAGTGCCCTTGATGCAGGCGCTAATGTTTCTCACCTGGCTTTGGAGCTGGCTGTATATCTTGGAGCAAACCCAATTGTCTTTGTTGGACAGGATTATGCTTATGGGCCTGAAGGTATTACCCATAGTAAAGCTTCAGTTTATTTTGAAGAAAAGGGTAAGCGAGCAAGGGAGCTTTTAAAGTCAAAACCAATTATCCATGTGGAGAGTAATGAGGGAACAATGATTCCCTCCAATCAGTTGTGGACTGATTTTAAAAAAGGCTTGGAACACAAAATTGCTACCCATTCTCATAAAATAATCATTAACTCCACAGAGGGTGGGGCCAGAATTAAAGGAACCAGGTGTGAGCCGTTAGCTTACGCTATTAAAAAGTATTGTAACAGGCCCATACCCCATAAGGTCCATGAAGTAATTTCTCAAAATAAAAAGAAGGTTTCTGTCGCAGAAAGAAAACAAGGCTTATTAAGTTTTATAAAGAGCGTAGAGGGATATGCAGGATTGTTTCGTAAATTAAGGCAGGAGGCGACCCATGGCAGGTTGGCCTGTAGAGAAATGATACGTCTATCTCAAGAAAAAGATATTGCAAAACACCGCAACATTCTGGAAGAAACATATCAAAAGCATATTAATACATACCAACTCTTTATAGCAGACGACTTGTGTCGCTGTTTTTCACAACAGGTGATTTTTGTCTATTTTTATCTCATGAACCGCCTGGGATTGATTGACACGTCAGATAAAATAACAGAAATCTTTCGAATTCAGCATGACTTTTTCCATCACCTAAACATTGTTTGCCAAAGTGTATCCGTTCATCTAGAGGATGCAATAGAAACATTAAAGGGCGTATTAGAGGAATTGGACAACAGCGATTATAGAGGTGAAGATTATGAACAGTGTTGAAGATTTAGAAAGAAAACTGGATAAATTTCTAAAAGAACCAGATAATCCCCATCTCTGCAACCAGATTGGAGTGTTTCTTTATGAAGTGCAAGACTGGGAGGGTGCTTTAATTTATTTTCAAAGAGCTTATGAATTAAGCCCGCAAAATGAGGATATTTTATATAATTATGCCTCACTCCTATATCAACATGATAGGTGGCAGCAGGCTATCCATATCTATCAATTCTACTTGAAGCTGCAACCGGAGAATAAAGAGGTTATCCAAAAGGTGGGAGATGCCTATTATCAATTGGGGGAATATGAGGCCGCTGGGAAGATGTATGAACAACTCAAGAAAGTGGAGAAAGGGGAAGCTTAATGGGCAGGAAAAATCACTTAAGCCTGTGCATGCTAATAGAAAATGGTGAAAAACACCTTGGTACTTTACTGCAGGTTCTAAAAGAAGCTGTAGATGAAATAATAATTGTAGATATAGGCTTTAGCAATAAAACTATTGACATAGCAAAACAGGCAGGAGCTAGTGTTTATAAAATGAAATGGAAGAAGAATTATAGTGAGGCTAAAAACTTTTGCCTGGATATGGCTAAAGGAAGGTGGGTCTTGTTTCTCCAAGAAAATGAGACTATTTCTTTAGAACAAATAGAAAAGATTCGCCCTCTTTTAGAAAATCCAAATGTGGAAGGATATCTGCTATACATTGATTGTCTTTCGAAAAACTATGGCATTTCTTCCCCAGTCCAGTCCTTGCGCCTTTTTAGAAACCGTAAAGAATATGGTTTTCAGCATAGGGCATTTGAAAGGATTCCAGACGAGTGTTTAAGTAATATTAAAGATGCGGATATCAGAATTCTTCAACAAGCTGGCATCGACTTGCCTGGGGAGGCTTATTCACCTGGTCTGCTGTTAGAGGATGACTTACAAGAACATCCTGCGGATGCTTACCTGCAATATATTTATGGAATAGAGCTTTTAAACCAGAAGAGATATGAGGAAAGTGTAGTATATTTTAATAGTGCACGTAAAAATGTAAATATGGGCTGTTTATTTGCCCCACACCTATACAAGTGTTTAAGCTGGAATTTAATTGTCTTAAAGCGATTCACCAATGCTTTAGAAGTATTGGATGAAGGAGTAAAGTATTTTCCTCAATATACTGATCTCTTGGTTTTGCGGGCAGAGCTGCGGCAGCAATTTCAGCAGCATGGAGAGGCTATTCAAGATCTAAAAAGTGCCTTGAACATAAGACAGCATCATAATTCCATAGTACCTAGACCTGAAATAAATGTTTCCGTCATTTATGAAACCTTGGGTGAGGTTCATGAGGAGATATTTAATTATCAGCAGGCCCTTGCTTGTTACCAGTATGCTTATGATTTAAACAAGAGTAACCATAAACTTTTATATAAGATAGGTGATCTGGTTAAACTAACAAATTCTACCAATGAGCTGGAAAAACTTCTCAAAACATCCGTGGGGCAAAAAAATCTTGAGCAGCTGATAATACTTATGGAAATTCTTTTTCAGCAGCGGAAGTACTATGGAGTTTTAGAATATCTAGAATATCTAGAAACTATCCTGGGCCAGGGAGAGCAGACAGCAGGCATTAAAATTTCTTGCCATATAATGTTAGGGGAAATTGAAAAAGTAGATTTTTCAGGTATAGATAAAAATGGCCTTTTCTATAATCAGATACTATTACAACGAATAGAAAGTTATTGGTGTCATAATAAATGGTTGGAGGCTAGGGAATTACTAAAAGAAATGGACAAAATAGAAAGTATTGACCACCCAATCAAGGCTTTATATCATCAGCTCCATGGATTACTTACTGGAAAAAAGGCAAAATGCCAATCACTTACACAACAGGAATATGAAATTGTCAGTGCTGTAATGGAGAGTCTCCTATGGGCAGAGCAGGCAGAGAAAGCACAAATTCTAGTTTCCTTGTTGCTGCAAGCAGCGAAAGAGGAGCAATATATTAAATTAGCAGAACCTTGGGCTGAAAGAAATGATTATCATGTCATTGAAAAAATTTTTCGACGTATTTCTAATAAAGCGGGACAGCAGCAGTTTAAACAAAAAATTATCCAGCGATTGTTGAGTCATAATCACATAAAAGCTGCTCAAAGGCTTGGGGACTTAGGGGGGGCAGATGAGTTAGGAGTATTAGCATATTTACTTTGGGCCAGGGACTTCATGAAAAAACTAGAGGAGCTGATAGCAAGAGCACCTCAAAAAACCATAAAGACTGATGAAGTTATTCTGCAAGCACACACCAAGCCAAATCAGGCACTGCTAACCTTTTATCATGGTTTAAATATTGCCCAAAAAAACATGAAGAAAAGCACCTGTGAGGACGCTGCTTCAGAAATGAGCTGTGCTGAAGCACATATGCAAATTGGTGATTTTTATGCAGGAGCAGAGAAAAAAAAGGAGGCCCTCTCGGCCTATTTACGGGCATTGTTATGGGAACCTTTACATTACCTGGCACAAGAAAAAATCAGTAAGTTTTTCCAAGACAATCCAGACCAAATTCGGTCCTTTTTAGAGGGAAAGAGATGGGTTCTAGAAGGTGCCTGGTTTTACTCAAAAGACGTCTTTATAGAGTATATCCTTGGAGTTATTCATTTTAAAAACCAACAATTTGAGGAAGCGTTAGCTATTTTCCACAAGGTACAGGACGATAAAGACAGTTATCCTGTAACCCTGGCTTATACTATAGGTTGCTTTTGGCTTATGGGAAAAGAAGCAGAGGCTGAGAGGATTATAAGGCTGCTAAGTCAAACAGATGAGGTAATTTTATCATTTTTTCATATTTGTAAGAACCATGCCCTAGACAAGTTAAAACAAGGACAGCAGCTATATCCATATAGTGAGTTAATAATGATGGAAAATGAAAGGATACGAGCTGCTGCTCTTAACTAGGGGAACTTTATGATGTAATTTTAAATATAAAAAGGATGTGCTTTAAAGTAAACATCCTTTTTATATTTTTCTGCTATGTTGTTACTGTAGTTGTAGAAGTAGAAACGGGTGCAAAATTATTTACAGCTAAAGTTATAGGAGCACTAACTGGAACTGTGGAGCCCTGAGTTATAACTACTTGAGAACCCCCAGCACTGACTGTAAATAAGCTGGACTGTTGTAGAACACCGTTGACAAATAGTAAGTAATAACCATTGTCAGTTGAAACAGTTGTTAGATTACCTGTCATAGTATTACCAGCATCATCTGTAAAACGGACTGCCGGAATAGTGATGGTGGCAGAAGTTCTTTCAGCTGCTCTTAACTTATAAAAGTACTTTTCAACTTCCGGATTGGTGTCGGTATCTGTTGTAGTAACAGCATTCATAACCAGTTTAAATAATGTTGTAGCCAATTATATTCCTCCTTTCAGCATACAGATAGTATTGCAAATCTAAAAGCCCATACGTATCAACCATAATAGAGTCATGTATTAACATAAATTACCTGCCAATACATAATATGATAAAGTTTCTTTTATGTGCTAAATAAAATTAATCAGATTACATATTGAAGGTAAGGCATAACCATAAAAGGATTATATACCTTTTTGGCGAAAGTAAATTAAGATTAAGAAGCTGGAGGATAAATACTTGGAACTTAAACAACTATATACTAACCGGAAAAACAAATATACCGGGCAGGCTAAAAATCAGCAGCAAACTGTAAATTCTATCAGTCATTTAAGGCTGTTGGTCTTTGCTGCTGGAGCAGGATTGACGGCTTATTTATACTGGCTGCAAAAATACTATCTGGCAGCTGGAGTTTTCATTGTTGCAGCACTTTTGTTTGTATACCTGATTAAAATCCACCAGGATGCCAGGTATAAGCACAGGTTTTATTTGACCATGGCTTCAATAAATGCAGATGCTGTAAAGCGGGTGGAGGGAAAATGGACAGGGTTTAGGGATAAGGGTGAAGAGTTCATTGATGAGGATCACAGCTACAGCCAGGATCTGGATATCTTTGGGCAGGGTTCCTTGTTTCAATGGACCAGCTTTGCAACCACCTTTTGGGGCAGGCAAAGACTAGCAGAAACCATTGCAAATCCAATTAGCAGCAAGGATGAGATATATGCCAGGCAGAAGGCACTAGAGGAGATGGCAGCAAGATTAGATTGGAGGCAGAAGTTTTTTGCTGAAGGGCTCATGGCTTCAGGAGAAATGCATGATCCAGAGGATTTATGCTTCTGGGCGGAAGCGGGCAGTGATTTTTATCTAAAGAAGCATGTTATTGCAGGGTTTAGAATACTTCCCCTAGCAACCATGTCTTTTATTGTATTAAATGTCCTTGGTGTACTTTCCTATCATCTACCTGTAACTGCTGTTGTCATACATATCCTCCTGCTCATGTATCGGGGTAAGGAAAGAGCCAGGGTTTTCGAAATGGCTTATAAATACCGGGCCAATTTAAGGGCTTATACTAAACTCTTTGCCACCTTTGAAAATGAGGTTTTTAAAACAGACTATTTACGGAAACTTCAAAGGGGCCTTAGGGGCAAGGGGGGGAAAGGTGCCCACTCACAAATCAGCCACCTTGAAAAAATTGTTGATGCAATATCCAACAGGAACAATCAGTTTTATATTATTATCAATATCCTGCTATTATCAGATTACCAGAATCTTGCAAGGCTTGAGGGATGGAAGCACAGCTCGGGAGCAAGTCTGCGCCAGTGGTTTAAGATATTAGCCGAGGCAGAAGCAGTGGCCAGCTTATCCAATATCAGGCATGATAATCCCAAATGGGCATTTCCCATCATTGTTGAGGATGGGACCGGATTATGGGGCAAAGGAATGGGACATCCATTAATAACCCAGGGGAGAGTATGTAATGACCTTGCAATTGAAAAGTCCCAAGCTCTTTTGATAATTACAGGTTCCAACATGTCAGGAAAAAGTACCCTGCTGAGGACCGTTGGTATTAACCTGGTCCTGGCCTATTCGGGTTCTCCTGTCTGTGCAGAAGCTTTTCGCTGTTCCTTTATGGAGATTCATACTAGTATGAGGACAAGAGACAATCTTGAAAAGAACCTGTCCTCCTTTTACGCCGAACTTTTAAGAATCTCCAAAATTGTAAAAGCAGCAGAGAGGGCGGCAGAAGAAGGCACCCAGATTCTGGTGCTGTTGGATGAAATCTTTAAAGGAACAAATTCTGCAGATAGACACACTGGTGCCAGAATTCTCCTGAAAAAACTCAGCAGGGAGGGAGCCTTTGGCCTGGTGTCTACCCATGACCTTGAGTTAGGCTGCCTGGAGCACGAGGAAAACCTTGCCATGAAAAATTTTAATTTTCGGGAGCATTACCAGGATGGACAAATATTCTTTGACTACAAGCTCCGTCCTGGAGTATCAACTACCAGAAATGCAATGTATTTGATGAAAATGGTTGGAATAGATGTGGATAAAGAGCAAAATAAGGAGCAAAATGAATAAAAAACCATTTGGATATGATATAATAGTAAGATAATAAGATAACGAACCTTAAATAACGGGCTGGCAGCGGCTAGCATGGTGATTAGCCTCACATAAAAATGGTAAGAAGTGCCAAGGAGGAAAGGTAAAATATGTCATCAAACTTTATTCAAAATATTATAAATGAAGATATGAGGACTAACAAATATGGTGGGAGAGTTCACACGAGATTTCCGCCTGAGCCAAATGGATATTTACATATTGGACATGCCAAATCCATATGCTTGAACTTTGGGATTGCAGCAGCTAACGGGGGAAAATGCAACTTAAGGTTTGATGATACAAATCCCAGCAAGGAGGATGTGGAATTTGTTGATTCAATCATTGAGGACGTAAGGTGGTTGGGGTTTGATTGGGAAGACAGGATGTTCTATGCATCAGATTACTTTGAAGAGCTTTACCAGTGTGCAGTCCAGCTTATTGAAGATGGAAAGGCTTTTGTTTGTGATTTAAGCGCAGAAGAGATTAGAGAATACCGCGGCACCCTTACCCAGCCAGGCAAAAACAGTCCTTATCGTGACAGGACAGTTGAAGAAAACCTGCAGCTTTTTAAGGCCATGAGGGCAGGAGAATTTGCAGATGGCTCCCGGGTGCTTAGAGCAAGGATTGACATGGCATCACCCAATCTGAATATGCGGGATCCTGTATTATATAGAATATTAAGAGCTGTACATCATAGGACCGGGGACAAGTGGTGCATTTATCCAATGTATGATTATGCCCATCCCATATCTGATGCTATTGAAGGGATAACCCATTCTATCTGCACACTAGAATTTGAAGATCACAGACCCCTGTATGACTGGGTTTTAGATTCCCTGGAAGGATGCAAATTTTTTAAAAGCCGTCCACAGCAGATAGAATTTGCAAGGTTAAACCTGACCAATACAATTATGAGCAAACGCTATTTGAGGCAACTGGTAGAAGAAGGTTTTGTAGAGGGATGGGATGATCCCAGGATGCCTACCATTTCCGGGTTAAGAAGGAGAGGGTATACACCTGAAGCTATTAGAGACTTTTGTGACCGCATTGGTGTTGCAAAAAGCAACAGTATGGTTGATGTTGCAATGCTTGAGCACTGCATCAGGGAGGATTTAAATTACAAAGCTCCAAGGGTGATGGCAGTCCTCAAGGCCTTAAAAGTGGTCATTACAAACTATCCAGAGAAAAAGGTGGAAGACCTTGATGCTGAAATCAACCCGGAAAATCCTGAAATGGGCTCAAGGAAAATCCCTTTTTCCCGTGTGGTATACATTGAACAGGATGATTTTAGAGAAAATCCGCCCAAAAAATATTTTCGCCTTGCTCCAGGCAAAGAAGTAAGACTAAAACACGCCTATATTATTAAGTGTGAGAATGTTATTAAGGACGACAATGGAGAAATTGTTGAAATCCAGTGCACCTATGATCCGGCGACAAAAAGTGGGGAAGACACAAGCGGTAAAAAGGTCAAGGGAACCCTGCACTGGGTATCTGCCCAACATGCTTTAGAGGCTGAAGTACGTCTTTATGACTACCTCCTTGCAGATAACGGCACAGATGGTGAGGAAGAGGAGGAAAAGAAAGATTTTACCCAAAACTTAAACCCAAATTCTCTAGAGAAGCTTCCAAAGTGCTTTGTAGAACCCAGCTTAAAAGAAGCCAGGCCAGGAAATAAATATCAATTCCTAAGACAAGGTTATTTCTGTGCTGATAAGGATTCAACAGGTGAAAGATTAATTTTTAACAGGATAGTCTCCCTGCGTGACAGCTGGTCTAAAATCGAGCAGAAACTTAAATAGCTGTAAAAACAATAAAGCCCTGAAACACACTTGAATTAAGGTGTTCGGGGCTTTATCTAGTCAAGTACTTATTAATAGATTTCAATATATTGTCCATTATTAACTTCAATGGTATAATTATATGCAATGGGTTTTATTGAATGAAATTTCTGACTTTGTAGGATGTTTTTTGAGTTTGGGATTAAAGGGGATGGGTGTATGCCAAAAAAGTTACTAACCAATAACGAGATTTATGAAATACTAAAGGAGAGAATAATTCAGCTAGAATACAGTCCTGGAGAAATTCTTAATGAAAATGATATTGCAAATGAATTTGAATTGAGCAGGACACCTGTTAGAAAAATTTTTGATAAACTAAAAACCAATAAACTTCTAATTATAATTCCAAGATATGGTGCTCAGGTGGCACCCATTGATTTTAATTATATGAAGTCGGTTTTTGAAGTGGTCAGGCAGATAGAGGCTTTTGCTGCCAGGCTTGCTTCTGAAAGAATATCTGAAAAAGAGCTAAATGAATTAGAAGACATAATTGAACGTTTAAGGTGCTATAACATAGAAGAGGACTATAAACAGATTATCCTTGATGATGGTAATTTTCATAAGATTATTTTTGACAGCTGTCATAATCCATGTCTTTCTGATATACTGCACAATTTACATATGCATACAGAGAGACTTTGGTTTTATGTTCAAAGAAACATTACAGAAATCGATCTTTTTATTGTTACCCTTTCAAATATATTAAATGCTTTGAAAGCAAGAGACGGGGCCCAGGCAGAGTATTATGCCCGGGAGCATACAGATATGTTTGTGGAAAAAATAAAAGAGAAGCTTCTATGAAAATTACTTCCCTGATAATTAAAGAGTCAGGGGAGTTTTGTTTTATAAGTACCAATTTAAAATAGCATCTAAATTTTTCCTTGAGGTATCAAGATATTATAGTTATCTTGAAGGAAATTATTTAAAAATATAGAATACATATAAAGTACAATATAAAAACATAAAAAATACATTGAGTATTTCAGCGTTGATCATTTGATTGGTCACAGGCTAATTGACAATACTAAGGTTGAAAGGGGATGAGAGCTACGAATTACTTGATTATAACAAATAACCCGTTAGTATCAGATAAATATAAGGATAATTTTGAAGTATTTTTTGTTAATGGGAGTGTAGAGGACACTTTAATTAAGGTAAGGGATCTAGTTCATCAGGGTTATGTTTTAATAAATCATCCACTGCCTGCGAGTCTAAGAATGCTGTTTGCTCCTTATCGCTCAATTTCCGTTGAAAGACCAGGGGGTAAAATAAATCCAGTCCATGTTGACATTATTGAAGGAAGTATTGAAAAATATAAAAGGCACATGGCTGTACGCAGGGTAGACGAAGTAAATGCAGAGGACTACAAACTCATTGATTTGAAGCTTTTTGAATCTGGTATGAATTTTAAAATGGGTCTTGGATAATTATTTTATATATTTCAGGGGGTGACTATTTTGAAGTTAGAAATTGGCAGAATCAAGATTGATGACATCCAGTTTGGTGAAAAAACTGTTGTAGAGGTTGGGACCTTATTTGTAGACAAGGAAGCTTTAATTGCAAAATTAAAAGAGGATGAAAGAATTGCTGAAGTTGAGGTTGATATTGCACTGCCGGGGGAAAAGGTAAGAATCATACCTGTAAAAGATGTTATTGAACCAAGGGTAAAGGTTTCAGGACCAGGTGGTGGATTTCCTGGCGTAACGTCCAGGATGGCCCAGGTTGGGGAAGGAAGAACCCATGTGCTGTATGGTGCTGCTGTTGTAACTGTGGGTGATATAGTTGGTTTT from Desulfitibacter alkalitolerans DSM 16504 encodes:
- a CDS encoding DUF4183 domain-containing protein gives rise to the protein MATTLFKLVMNAVTTTDTDTNPEVEKYFYKLRAAERTSATITIPAVRFTDDAGNTMTGNLTTVSTDNGYYLLFVNGVLQQSSLFTVSAGGSQVVITQGSTVPVSAPITLAVNNFAPVSTSTTTVTT
- a CDS encoding tetratricopeptide repeat protein codes for the protein MNSVEDLERKLDKFLKEPDNPHLCNQIGVFLYEVQDWEGALIYFQRAYELSPQNEDILYNYASLLYQHDRWQQAIHIYQFYLKLQPENKEVIQKVGDAYYQLGEYEAAGKMYEQLKKVEKGEA
- a CDS encoding SDR family oxidoreductase, which produces MNRTSYKELFNLEGKTAVVTGGLGILGKRFCAGLAEFGANVAVVDLDEKRTKAFAQELTKHYQKKSIGIACDVSSPSDVKAMVARVVEEFAEIHILHNNAASKSADLNAFFAPFEEYSLVEWRNIMSVNLDGMFLAAQAIGSQMIKQGKGGSIIQTSSIYGILGPDQRIYEGSYYLERKINTPAVYSASKAAVIGLSKYLAAYWADKKIRVNTLTPGGSESGQNDVFVKKYSARTPLGRMGRPDEMVAALIFLASEASSYVTGQNIVVDGGLSAW
- a CDS encoding MutS family DNA mismatch repair protein, whose product is MELKQLYTNRKNKYTGQAKNQQQTVNSISHLRLLVFAAGAGLTAYLYWLQKYYLAAGVFIVAALLFVYLIKIHQDARYKHRFYLTMASINADAVKRVEGKWTGFRDKGEEFIDEDHSYSQDLDIFGQGSLFQWTSFATTFWGRQRLAETIANPISSKDEIYARQKALEEMAARLDWRQKFFAEGLMASGEMHDPEDLCFWAEAGSDFYLKKHVIAGFRILPLATMSFIVLNVLGVLSYHLPVTAVVIHILLLMYRGKERARVFEMAYKYRANLRAYTKLFATFENEVFKTDYLRKLQRGLRGKGGKGAHSQISHLEKIVDAISNRNNQFYIIINILLLSDYQNLARLEGWKHSSGASLRQWFKILAEAEAVASLSNIRHDNPKWAFPIIVEDGTGLWGKGMGHPLITQGRVCNDLAIEKSQALLIITGSNMSGKSTLLRTVGINLVLAYSGSPVCAEAFRCSFMEIHTSMRTRDNLEKNLSSFYAELLRISKIVKAAERAAEEGTQILVLLDEIFKGTNSADRHTGARILLKKLSREGAFGLVSTHDLELGCLEHEENLAMKNFNFREHYQDGQIFFDYKLRPGVSTTRNAMYLMKMVGIDVDKEQNKEQNE
- a CDS encoding glycosyltransferase family 2 protein gives rise to the protein MGRKNHLSLCMLIENGEKHLGTLLQVLKEAVDEIIIVDIGFSNKTIDIAKQAGASVYKMKWKKNYSEAKNFCLDMAKGRWVLFLQENETISLEQIEKIRPLLENPNVEGYLLYIDCLSKNYGISSPVQSLRLFRNRKEYGFQHRAFERIPDECLSNIKDADIRILQQAGIDLPGEAYSPGLLLEDDLQEHPADAYLQYIYGIELLNQKRYEESVVYFNSARKNVNMGCLFAPHLYKCLSWNLIVLKRFTNALEVLDEGVKYFPQYTDLLVLRAELRQQFQQHGEAIQDLKSALNIRQHHNSIVPRPEINVSVIYETLGEVHEEIFNYQQALACYQYAYDLNKSNHKLLYKIGDLVKLTNSTNELEKLLKTSVGQKNLEQLIILMEILFQQRKYYGVLEYLEYLETILGQGEQTAGIKISCHIMLGEIEKVDFSGIDKNGLFYNQILLQRIESYWCHNKWLEARELLKEMDKIESIDHPIKALYHQLHGLLTGKKAKCQSLTQQEYEIVSAVMESLLWAEQAEKAQILVSLLLQAAKEEQYIKLAEPWAERNDYHVIEKIFRRISNKAGQQQFKQKIIQRLLSHNHIKAAQRLGDLGGADELGVLAYLLWARDFMKKLEELIARAPQKTIKTDEVILQAHTKPNQALLTFYHGLNIAQKNMKKSTCEDAASEMSCAEAHMQIGDFYAGAEKKKEALSAYLRALLWEPLHYLAQEKISKFFQDNPDQIRSFLEGKRWVLEGAWFYSKDVFIEYILGVIHFKNQQFEEALAIFHKVQDDKDSYPVTLAYTIGCFWLMGKEAEAERIIRLLSQTDEVILSFFHICKNHALDKLKQGQQLYPYSELIMMENERIRAAALN
- a CDS encoding motility associated factor glycosyltransferase family protein, with the translated sequence MIMILARENQTKEMFNKNLQLLSPWLRETVLKIDEKELWEKVQVTYDNEGYPICRYHQEHTSFLITSQRPIQEAQQWSEAIAVQGAGAIFMYGSGFGYSLFEIFRRKQPHTLVVLFEQNIYLFAAMLHYFDLEPIISTQKIAFLIGDIECFARAFDQLFFSIVFANCTSPVLAFTPVAQRNFKDHYMQIHKYIFSQLGLFVFYIGNDHLDNLIGLHNLLSNTKEIVKNPYLSCLKDKYQDVPAFIIANGPSLDKNIQQLKKVKDKGLIICAESAIIPLIRNNIKPDILTIIERTKYTYTYHFENIDYPEDMALLCLGLVDKRVYPSFCGAKIPIFRHMEAINQWLNKHLGDGSALDAGANVSHLALELAVYLGANPIVFVGQDYAYGPEGITHSKASVYFEEKGKRARELLKSKPIIHVESNEGTMIPSNQLWTDFKKGLEHKIATHSHKIIINSTEGGARIKGTRCEPLAYAIKKYCNRPIPHKVHEVISQNKKKVSVAERKQGLLSFIKSVEGYAGLFRKLRQEATHGRLACREMIRLSQEKDIAKHRNILEETYQKHINTYQLFIADDLCRCFSQQVIFVYFYLMNRLGLIDTSDKITEIFRIQHDFFHHLNIVCQSVSVHLEDAIETLKGVLEELDNSDYRGEDYEQC